One window of the Desmospora profundinema genome contains the following:
- a CDS encoding DegT/DnrJ/EryC1/StrS family aminotransferase, with product MNDIPLLDLKAQYHSIKEELNQAAIGVMESGRYVLGPEVAALEREVASLSDAKHGIGVANGTDALLLALDAMGIGPGDEVITSPFTFFATAEVISQRGATPVFVDIDPDTYNLDIHQLEEKVTARTKAVIPVHLFGQPADMDPVNAIAGQYGLWVLEDAAQAIGARYNGAPVGSHGHAASYSFFPTKNLGGYGDGGMIVTSDDELAEKIRILRVHGSNPKYYHSMVGYNSRLDELQAALLRVKLKYLSRWNEDRRERAMLYDRLLEGLPVVRPVAVGNRIHIYHLYIVQVEDREGMAAHLRERGIATGVYYPVPLHLQNVYRGLGYDEGDLPVAEAASKRTLALPLYPEMEEEMVMRVADAVKEFFS from the coding sequence ATGAACGACATTCCGTTATTGGACCTGAAAGCCCAATATCATTCCATCAAAGAGGAACTGAATCAGGCGGCCATCGGTGTGATGGAAAGCGGCCGTTATGTGTTGGGACCGGAGGTGGCTGCACTGGAACGGGAAGTGGCGTCTTTAAGCGATGCCAAACACGGCATCGGTGTGGCTAACGGAACGGACGCGTTGCTGCTTGCGTTGGATGCGATGGGAATCGGACCGGGCGACGAAGTGATCACATCCCCCTTCACGTTTTTTGCCACGGCGGAAGTAATCTCCCAACGGGGTGCCACACCGGTGTTTGTCGATATCGATCCCGATACCTATAATCTGGATATTCATCAATTGGAAGAAAAGGTGACGGCTCGTACCAAAGCGGTGATTCCCGTTCATCTCTTCGGTCAGCCGGCAGATATGGATCCGGTGAATGCGATCGCCGGGCAATACGGGCTGTGGGTGTTGGAAGATGCCGCCCAGGCGATCGGGGCCCGTTATAACGGCGCTCCAGTCGGTTCTCATGGACACGCCGCTTCCTACTCCTTTTTCCCGACCAAAAATCTGGGTGGGTATGGAGACGGTGGAATGATTGTGACCAGTGATGATGAATTGGCGGAGAAAATTCGCATTCTGCGTGTTCACGGCAGCAATCCCAAGTACTATCACAGTATGGTCGGCTACAACAGCCGGTTGGACGAATTACAGGCAGCCTTGCTGCGGGTCAAGCTGAAATATCTTTCCCGCTGGAATGAAGACCGGCGTGAACGGGCGATGTTATACGACCGGTTGTTGGAGGGACTGCCGGTGGTTCGACCTGTTGCGGTCGGCAACCGCATACATATCTATCATCTGTACATCGTCCAGGTGGAGGATCGGGAGGGGATGGCCGCCCACCTGCGGGAACGGGGAATTGCCACTGGTGTGTACTATCCGGTACCGTTGCATCTGCAAAACGTATACCGGGGATTGGGATACGATGAAGGAGATCTGCCAGTGGCCGAAGCCGCCTCCAAGCGGACTCTCGCTTTACCGCTCTATCCGGAAATGGAAGAAGAGATGGTGATGCGTGTAGCCGATGCAGTAAAAGAGTTCTTCTCCTAA
- a CDS encoding acyltransferase: protein MNQIVHPTARLGKGVELGYFVVIEEGVVLGDNVTVGHHAILHAHAVIGEGTWIADHAVIGRWPRPAKTSTVRVDPDLPAFSIGEGSTIGANAVLYRGSQLGREVLVGDQAFIRERCLIGDRVVIGRGVAVENQVEIGSDTKIQTDAYITAYSRLEDHVFIAPGVMTTNDNFMGRTEERFLHTRGPVVRRGARVGGGAVLLPGITVASESFIAAGAVVNRDTEEATVYAGVPAKPIRPVPARERLSPPNDC from the coding sequence ATGAACCAGATCGTTCATCCTACAGCCCGACTAGGTAAAGGGGTGGAGTTGGGGTACTTTGTTGTTATTGAAGAAGGGGTGGTTTTGGGCGATAATGTCACCGTCGGCCATCATGCCATCCTGCATGCGCATGCCGTGATCGGGGAAGGAACATGGATCGCCGATCATGCCGTGATCGGCCGGTGGCCCCGGCCGGCCAAAACCAGTACGGTGCGGGTGGATCCCGATCTTCCGGCATTTAGTATCGGAGAAGGGAGCACGATCGGGGCGAATGCCGTTTTGTACCGTGGCAGTCAATTGGGACGTGAAGTCCTCGTAGGGGACCAGGCCTTTATCCGAGAGCGCTGCCTGATCGGAGATCGCGTGGTGATCGGAAGAGGTGTCGCGGTGGAAAACCAGGTGGAGATCGGATCCGACACCAAAATACAAACTGACGCGTATATCACCGCCTATTCCCGACTGGAAGACCATGTGTTTATCGCACCTGGGGTAATGACCACCAATGACAACTTCATGGGGCGGACCGAAGAGCGTTTCCTGCACACTCGGGGACCCGTGGTCAGACGGGGGGCCCGGGTGGGAGGCGGTGCCGTCCTGTTGCCGGGTATTACAGTGGCCTCGGAGAGTTTTATTGCTGCCGGCGCCGTGGTTAATCGGGATACGGAAGAAGCCACCGTTTATGCGGGGGTGCCTGCCAAGCCGATACGGCCGGTACCTGCGAGAGAGAGATTGTCTCCGCCGAACGACTGTTAG
- a CDS encoding nucleotide sugar dehydrogenase codes for MEDALVKIDQKTAVIGVVGLGYVGLPLALEKAKAGYRVIGFDIQQKRVDMVNRGINYIGDIVDEELSDIVRQGRLKATTDYSDIQDVDAVSICVPTPLDSYQQPDTSYVEASTREIAKRLHPGMLVVLESTTYPGTTEEVVRPILEEGGLKAGEDFYLAFSPERVDPGNKVYNTKNTPKVVGGVTPACTRVAASLYRHVLEGEVFEVSSPAVAEMEKILENTFRNINIALANEMAILCDKMGIDYWEVVEAAKTKPYGFMPFYPGPGLGGHCIPIDPYYLTWKAREYKYHTRLIELAGEINNYMPEFVVERAMKILNRHGKAMNGARVFILGLAYKRDIDDMRESPVIPIIRQLEHHGADVRVSDPYIHTFQLDGKTYESEAVTADRLEEADLVLITTDHSDFDYPLIAKRSRAIFDTRNALQGVELIDADYEKI; via the coding sequence ATGGAAGATGCATTGGTAAAGATCGATCAAAAAACAGCCGTGATCGGCGTGGTGGGTCTGGGGTATGTGGGGTTGCCTCTTGCATTGGAAAAAGCGAAAGCGGGCTACCGTGTCATTGGTTTTGACATCCAGCAAAAACGAGTGGACATGGTGAACCGGGGAATCAATTATATCGGCGACATCGTGGATGAAGAGCTATCGGATATTGTCCGTCAAGGACGCCTGAAGGCTACGACGGATTATTCGGATATCCAAGATGTGGATGCTGTTTCCATCTGTGTACCTACACCGCTGGACTCATACCAACAACCGGATACTTCCTATGTGGAAGCTTCCACACGGGAAATCGCTAAACGCTTGCACCCCGGGATGTTGGTGGTGCTGGAATCAACCACCTATCCCGGCACAACGGAGGAAGTGGTCCGCCCCATCCTGGAGGAAGGGGGCCTGAAAGCGGGAGAGGATTTTTATCTTGCTTTTTCCCCGGAGCGGGTGGATCCCGGCAATAAAGTTTATAACACCAAAAATACGCCAAAAGTGGTAGGAGGGGTGACGCCGGCCTGCACACGAGTGGCTGCTTCTTTATACCGCCATGTACTGGAAGGGGAAGTATTTGAAGTCTCCAGTCCGGCTGTGGCGGAGATGGAGAAGATTCTGGAAAATACTTTTCGAAACATTAATATCGCCCTGGCCAACGAAATGGCCATCCTTTGTGACAAGATGGGAATCGACTATTGGGAAGTGGTGGAGGCGGCTAAGACCAAGCCTTACGGTTTCATGCCTTTCTATCCGGGGCCGGGATTGGGTGGACACTGTATCCCGATCGACCCCTACTACCTGACCTGGAAGGCCCGGGAGTACAAGTACCATACGCGTCTAATTGAGCTTGCCGGCGAAATCAACAATTACATGCCCGAATTCGTCGTGGAACGGGCGATGAAGATCCTCAACCGTCACGGCAAGGCGATGAACGGGGCCCGGGTTTTTATTCTCGGTTTGGCCTATAAACGGGATATTGATGATATGCGTGAATCCCCGGTGATTCCTATTATCCGGCAACTGGAGCACCACGGTGCGGATGTGCGGGTAAGTGACCCGTACATCCATACTTTCCAGCTGGACGGCAAGACGTATGAAAGTGAAGCGGTAACCGCCGACAGGCTGGAGGAAGCCGACCTGGTTTTGATCACCACCGATCATTCTGATTTCGATTATCCGCTGATCGCCAAGCGGTCGCGGGCCATCTTTGACACCCGGAATGCATTGCAGGGTGTAGAATTGATCGACGCCGATTATGAAAAAATTTAG
- a CDS encoding Gfo/Idh/MocA family protein, which yields MIHYAIVGCGHIANKHVEAIRAAEGAVLTAVCDRDPSRMEPFLAKGIQSFTDMGRMLASTSVDVVNICTPSGLHAPLAIQAANAGKHVVVEKPIALTLEDADAIIQACEGNGVQLAVVHPNRFRPVMKELRRRVDAGAFGRFSHANATVRWNRNQEYYDQAPWRGTRKMDGGVLMNQAIHNLDLLLWLMGDVEEVFSYHETRLRDIEAEDVSVSVLRFTSGALGVIEAAVTLYPRNLEETLSLFGESGTAVVGGSTANWIRAWAFGDQTEREREETIYRIDHDPYGQPGHHAIIQDMTDAVRENRVPAVTGKDGRKALELVLACQRSAEWGRPVSLDALR from the coding sequence ATGATCCATTACGCCATTGTGGGATGTGGACACATCGCCAACAAGCATGTGGAAGCGATCCGAGCGGCTGAGGGGGCGGTGTTAACCGCCGTATGTGATCGTGATCCAAGTCGAATGGAGCCTTTTTTGGCAAAAGGGATCCAATCTTTTACCGATATGGGAAGGATGCTCGCATCCACATCTGTGGATGTCGTCAATATCTGCACACCCAGCGGTTTACATGCTCCCCTGGCTATTCAAGCAGCGAATGCGGGCAAACACGTCGTGGTGGAAAAGCCGATCGCATTAACCTTGGAAGATGCAGATGCCATCATCCAAGCATGTGAAGGCAATGGTGTACAATTGGCTGTCGTACATCCCAATCGATTCAGGCCGGTGATGAAAGAATTGCGCCGTCGGGTGGATGCCGGCGCATTTGGGCGGTTCAGTCACGCCAATGCAACGGTTCGTTGGAATCGAAACCAGGAGTATTACGATCAAGCTCCCTGGAGGGGAACCCGGAAGATGGACGGGGGCGTTCTGATGAATCAGGCCATCCACAACCTTGATTTATTATTATGGCTGATGGGGGATGTGGAGGAGGTTTTTTCTTACCACGAGACCCGACTTCGTGATATCGAAGCGGAGGATGTCTCCGTTTCCGTCCTTCGCTTTACGAGTGGGGCGCTGGGGGTGATTGAAGCGGCGGTTACACTCTATCCGCGTAATTTGGAGGAAACCCTTTCCCTGTTCGGGGAATCGGGCACGGCGGTGGTGGGTGGATCCACAGCAAACTGGATTCGGGCTTGGGCGTTTGGGGATCAGACCGAAAGGGAACGCGAAGAGACGATCTACCGGATCGATCACGATCCGTACGGGCAACCGGGACATCACGCGATTATCCAGGATATGACCGATGCGGTTCGGGAAAATCGGGTTCCGGCTGTCACCGGTAAAGACGGGCGGAAAGCGTTGGAATTGGTACTTGCCTGTCAACGATCGGCAGAATGGGGACGGCCGGTCTCCTTGGATGCGCTTCGATGA
- a CDS encoding glycosyltransferase family 4 protein has protein sequence MNLNVMVISHMYPNPANPMSGIFVHNQVKALAKEGVHLRVVSPIPHFPFYPKWRNYRKFPTAATMAEIPIWYVPTWMFPGGFFFSAYGYFYYSSLFRVVSELWKASPFDLIHCHTIYPDGYAGTLLKKTFGVPVITTIHGSDIRLYPYKSVGVYQRTEKALRNSDHVVTVSERLKRDVQKWSTGVEVSTIHNGFDPERFFPCAQQDARERLDQSPDGKIILFVGNLYKVKGLFDLLDAFAGLAQRHPDAQLVLVGDGPLRCDLIKRSREISIHDRVHFIGRRPYDEIPLWINASDVVTLSSLSEGLPSIVLEAMGCGKPVVATDVGGISEVVQHGKTGFLVPPRQPKELEQHLEIVLMDNEGLNMDMGERAYTEAGAFTWKRNAERMMDLYLQMTGKAACKQNDEFL, from the coding sequence ATGAATCTAAACGTAATGGTCATTTCCCATATGTATCCCAATCCGGCTAACCCCATGTCCGGCATTTTTGTCCATAATCAAGTCAAAGCCCTGGCAAAAGAAGGTGTTCATCTTCGTGTGGTTTCGCCGATTCCCCACTTCCCCTTCTATCCCAAATGGCGTAATTACCGTAAATTCCCGACAGCTGCCACGATGGCTGAAATCCCGATTTGGTATGTTCCGACCTGGATGTTTCCGGGTGGATTCTTTTTCTCGGCTTATGGGTATTTCTATTACTCCTCCCTTTTCCGTGTGGTTTCCGAACTGTGGAAGGCATCGCCCTTTGACCTCATCCATTGCCATACCATTTATCCTGACGGTTATGCAGGAACGCTGTTGAAAAAAACATTCGGTGTGCCTGTTATCACAACCATCCATGGTTCGGATATCCGCCTCTATCCTTACAAAAGTGTAGGTGTGTACCAACGGACGGAAAAAGCTCTCAGAAATAGTGATCACGTGGTGACTGTGAGTGAACGGCTGAAACGAGATGTTCAGAAATGGTCCACCGGAGTGGAAGTGAGCACCATTCATAACGGCTTTGATCCGGAACGCTTTTTTCCGTGTGCGCAACAGGATGCCCGTGAACGCCTGGATCAGTCCCCTGACGGAAAAATCATACTGTTCGTCGGGAATCTATACAAAGTAAAAGGTCTGTTCGATTTGTTGGATGCTTTTGCAGGATTGGCCCAACGGCACCCGGATGCACAATTGGTATTGGTGGGAGATGGTCCGCTCCGGTGTGACTTAATCAAACGGTCTCGGGAGATATCCATTCATGATCGGGTTCACTTCATCGGTCGCAGGCCTTACGATGAGATTCCATTATGGATCAATGCCAGTGATGTCGTTACTCTATCCAGCTTGAGCGAGGGGCTGCCCTCCATTGTGCTGGAAGCGATGGGGTGCGGGAAACCGGTCGTTGCCACCGATGTGGGTGGAATTTCGGAGGTCGTGCAACACGGGAAGACCGGTTTTCTGGTGCCACCGCGTCAACCGAAAGAGTTGGAGCAACATCTGGAGATTGTGTTGATGGACAACGAGGGCCTCAACATGGACATGGGGGAACGGGCCTATACCGAGGCGGGTGCTTTCACCTGGAAGAGGAATGCCGAGAGGATGATGGACTTGTATCTCCAGATGACGGGAAAAGCTGCTTGTAAACAAAACGATGAGTTTTTGTAA
- a CDS encoding lipopolysaccharide biosynthesis protein, with translation MLTKIKQLFSDSTAFALALMGNKIVAFLLVPVYTRALDPTRFGDWDMTNTIAMVLTYFCMLGLDTALAFYFFDAKDEKDRNGYFTASVFVPVMISLVFLAVAAVVSKPTANLLYVEPGEYPNLLFLAVLVIVFNVIIQQTLAYARFARQVKTFMIGSMGYVIGSSLSSVYFVVVQEAGVVGIFYGQIFAQSIAAAILLWHYRDKFTLAVEQRHVRNLLSYGIPLLPALLAFWVMNAMSRPMIYHMVSPEEAGVFGLAVRFASVIALLTAAFQLAWRPFSVSIKDREDAQRIYSLLGRSFLVIGTFFILFLTFFIEPIIKIVAGNKDFFDAYPYVWMLALGTVLNTMHLIVGVGLLINKETKAISKTFMAAAPLYFVGNLLLLPLIGAWGTGIMTVVTYLFAFLSIYRKGQKIYPVDFRMKSMLAYLVLYLAVMAGITWFQVNGWGSLWLIYVGATLFMMLAIFLTGLFNKESITMIRRLLPLRKNNKSL, from the coding sequence ATGCTTACAAAGATCAAACAGCTATTCTCCGACTCGACGGCCTTCGCCTTGGCCTTGATGGGGAACAAAATCGTGGCTTTTCTGTTGGTTCCCGTATATACCCGGGCCCTGGACCCGACACGTTTCGGGGATTGGGATATGACCAACACGATCGCCATGGTGCTGACGTATTTCTGTATGCTGGGTTTGGATACGGCGCTTGCCTTTTACTTTTTTGACGCAAAAGATGAGAAAGATCGCAATGGCTACTTTACCGCTTCTGTCTTTGTACCGGTAATGATCAGCCTCGTTTTTCTCGCTGTTGCGGCTGTGGTCAGCAAACCGACAGCCAATCTGTTATATGTGGAACCCGGAGAGTACCCCAACCTGTTGTTCCTGGCGGTACTGGTGATCGTCTTTAATGTGATCATCCAGCAAACCCTGGCGTATGCCCGTTTTGCCCGTCAGGTAAAAACCTTTATGATCGGCAGTATGGGTTATGTAATCGGCTCTTCCCTTTCCAGTGTTTATTTTGTGGTGGTGCAGGAAGCCGGTGTGGTGGGGATCTTTTACGGGCAGATTTTCGCCCAGTCCATCGCGGCTGCCATCTTGTTGTGGCATTATCGGGATAAATTTACGCTCGCGGTTGAACAGCGGCATGTGCGGAACTTGTTATCATACGGGATTCCTTTGTTGCCGGCCTTGCTCGCTTTTTGGGTGATGAACGCCATGAGCCGTCCGATGATTTACCACATGGTTTCACCGGAGGAAGCAGGTGTGTTCGGCTTGGCGGTACGTTTCGCCAGCGTGATCGCTCTGTTGACCGCCGCCTTCCAGCTGGCATGGCGCCCTTTCTCCGTTTCTATCAAGGATCGGGAAGACGCCCAACGCATCTACAGTTTGCTGGGCCGTTCCTTTCTCGTGATCGGAACTTTTTTCATCCTCTTCTTGACCTTCTTTATTGAACCCATCATTAAGATCGTTGCCGGGAATAAGGACTTCTTTGATGCTTATCCTTATGTGTGGATGTTGGCTTTGGGAACCGTACTAAATACCATGCATCTGATTGTGGGTGTGGGACTCTTGATCAACAAAGAAACCAAAGCCATCTCCAAGACCTTCATGGCTGCCGCCCCGCTGTACTTTGTGGGGAACCTGCTGCTGTTGCCATTGATCGGAGCCTGGGGAACGGGGATTATGACGGTGGTTACCTACCTGTTCGCTTTTTTGTCCATTTATCGGAAAGGGCAAAAAATCTACCCCGTCGATTTCCGGATGAAATCCATGCTGGCGTATTTGGTTCTCTACCTGGCCGTCATGGCGGGGATCACGTGGTTCCAGGTCAACGGTTGGGGCAGTCTCTGGCTCATCTACGTCGGAGCTACCTTGTTCATGATGTTGGCCATCTTCCTCACCGGCTTGTTTAATAAAGAGTCCATCACCATGATTCGCCGGCTGTTGCCGCTGCGCAAAAACAATAAGAGTCTGTAA